In one window of Saprospiraceae bacterium DNA:
- the rlmB gene encoding 23S rRNA (guanosine(2251)-2'-O)-methyltransferase RlmB: MQKKDLILGKNALKEAIAAQTAIQKIFISESLDSEDSKSLLKLARSHKIPVLRVPKSKLDHLSRQNHQGVIALINPVTYHLVSNLVDGLFMNGIDPALVICDGITDVRNFGAIARSAEVFGIHGIVIGQKNSAPINSESIKSSSGALLSIPVCREKSLVFSIRQLQASGIVIVGASEKADQAIADLDLQKPLAFVFGSEGSGISDEIRPLINEWACIPQSGNIQSLNVSVAAGIFFYEWKQHQPGNKIK; encoded by the coding sequence ATGCAAAAAAAAGATTTGATTCTGGGAAAGAACGCATTAAAAGAAGCAATCGCTGCTCAAACTGCAATTCAGAAAATTTTTATTTCTGAAAGTCTGGATTCTGAAGACAGCAAGTCCTTATTAAAACTGGCACGAAGCCATAAAATCCCTGTTTTAAGGGTGCCCAAATCAAAACTGGATCATCTGAGCAGACAAAATCACCAGGGCGTCATTGCGCTGATCAATCCGGTAACCTATCATCTGGTGTCCAATTTAGTCGATGGACTGTTTATGAATGGGATTGACCCTGCCTTAGTTATTTGCGATGGCATTACGGATGTGAGAAATTTTGGTGCCATTGCGCGTTCCGCTGAGGTCTTCGGAATACATGGGATCGTCATTGGTCAAAAAAACAGTGCTCCTATAAACAGTGAATCGATCAAATCTTCATCAGGAGCATTGCTGTCGATACCTGTTTGCAGAGAAAAAAGCCTGGTTTTCAGCATCCGTCAACTTCAGGCCAGCGGAATTGTTATTGTTGGAGCCAGCGAAAAAGCAGACCAAGCCATAGCGGATCTTGACCTTCAAAAACCGCTGGCGTTTGTTTTTGGTTCAGAAGGCAGTGGAATATCAGATGAAATCCGGCCGCTGATTAATGAATGGGCGTGCATCCCCCAATCCGGAAACATTCAGTCCCTGAATGTTTCAGTTGCGGCGGGAATATTTTTTTACGAATGGAAACAACATCAACCGGGAAATAAAATTAAATGA
- a CDS encoding TraB/GumN family protein: MRHLLTAIGVLFLSPILFAQDQGLLWKVEEPGTSKKAYVFGTIHMIPAKHFFMPHGFDEVFEEANRIFMEIDMDEMENFGKLFGIMDKLFMDDGKSLSDLLDEKEYQLIESHFENIGMPLALLKRMKPLLLSALAGTEGNPLALKDGSFKSYELELAAMSRQKEKSLEGLETLDFQISIFDSIPYEVQARMLVESIQAPKEKMEDLYKVYLSQDIQKMVQSVESEDPALKPYLEMLLFKRNQSWVPVIEQEMKSGISLFAVGAGHLGGPKGLLQLLREKGYQLTRIN, translated from the coding sequence ATGAGACATTTACTAACAGCTATTGGCGTTCTTTTCCTCTCTCCGATATTATTTGCTCAAGACCAGGGGCTCTTGTGGAAAGTCGAAGAGCCAGGAACCTCTAAAAAAGCTTATGTTTTCGGAACCATCCATATGATTCCAGCCAAGCACTTTTTCATGCCTCATGGATTTGATGAGGTTTTCGAAGAAGCCAACAGAATTTTTATGGAGATCGACATGGATGAAATGGAAAATTTTGGAAAACTTTTTGGCATCATGGACAAGCTCTTTATGGATGATGGTAAAAGTCTGTCGGATCTGCTCGATGAAAAAGAGTACCAGCTGATCGAATCTCATTTTGAAAACATAGGTATGCCTCTGGCTTTATTGAAGAGAATGAAACCACTCTTGCTCAGTGCGCTGGCCGGCACGGAAGGAAATCCGCTTGCTTTGAAAGATGGTAGCTTTAAGTCTTACGAACTTGAACTTGCTGCGATGTCCCGGCAAAAAGAGAAATCACTGGAAGGATTGGAAACTCTTGATTTTCAAATCTCCATTTTCGATAGCATTCCCTATGAAGTTCAAGCCAGAATGCTGGTCGAATCGATCCAGGCTCCGAAAGAAAAAATGGAAGATTTATACAAGGTCTATCTATCTCAAGATATTCAAAAAATGGTTCAATCGGTCGAGTCTGAGGATCCCGCCTTAAAACCCTATCTGGAAATGTTGCTTTTCAAAAGAAATCAAAGCTGGGTGCCCGTCATCGAACAGGAAATGAAATCAGGGATCAGTCTGTTTGCAGTTGGAGCAGGGCATTTAGGTGGACCCAAAGGATTGTTGCAATTGCTCAGAGAGAAAGGTTATCAGCTGACCCGCATCAACTAA
- a CDS encoding gamma carbonic anhydrase family protein yields MALILPVRNKTPQWGHSCFFADNATLIGDLILGDDCSVWFQAVVRADVHEIRIGNQVNIQDGAIIHCTYEKAGTYIGDRVSIGHRAIVHGCKISSDVLIGMGAIVMDHAEIPSHVLIGAGAVVLENSKLESGYIYAGIPAKKVKQLDTALFKFHIERTARNYMMYGKWFGEGKE; encoded by the coding sequence ATGGCCCTGATCCTGCCTGTAAGAAACAAAACGCCCCAATGGGGTCATTCTTGTTTTTTTGCAGATAATGCTACGCTAATAGGCGACTTGATTTTGGGTGATGATTGCAGTGTTTGGTTTCAGGCTGTGGTGCGTGCCGATGTGCATGAGATCAGGATAGGAAATCAAGTCAATATTCAGGATGGAGCCATAATCCACTGCACTTATGAAAAAGCAGGGACTTACATCGGAGACCGGGTGTCCATAGGACATCGTGCAATCGTGCATGGTTGTAAAATTTCTTCAGATGTTTTGATCGGAATGGGAGCCATTGTTATGGATCATGCGGAAATTCCGTCCCATGTATTAATTGGTGCAGGTGCCGTAGTCCTTGAAAACAGCAAACTCGAGTCCGGTTACATCTATGCCGGAATACCAGCAAAAAAAGTAAAGCAACTCGACACTGCGTTGTTCAAATTTCATATCGAAAGAACTGCCAGAAATTATATGATGTACGGGAAGTGGTTTGGGGAAGGGAAAGAATGA
- a CDS encoding YraN family protein, with amino-acid sequence MDPAHIRTGKQGEAIACNYLEANGYIILEKNWRFRRSEIDLIVREGEVLVFVEVKSRTYSPFSDSENLMTSRKEWMLQDAASAYMLQNNHYWEIRFDLITILFLKDGTHRVEHYKDVFF; translated from the coding sequence ATGGATCCTGCGCATATCCGAACCGGAAAACAAGGAGAGGCTATAGCCTGCAATTATTTGGAAGCCAATGGATATATAATTCTCGAAAAAAACTGGCGATTCAGAAGGTCCGAAATCGATTTGATCGTCAGAGAAGGAGAGGTCCTGGTTTTTGTAGAAGTAAAATCGAGAACCTATTCCCCCTTTTCTGATTCAGAAAACCTCATGACCTCCCGAAAAGAATGGATGTTGCAGGATGCAGCTTCCGCCTATATGCTTCAGAACAATCATTACTGGGAAATCAGATTTGATTTGATAACGATCCTGTTTCTTAAGGATGGAACGCACCGGGTCGAGCATTACAAAGACGTGTTTTTTTGA
- a CDS encoding rhodanese-like domain-containing protein: MEDISVQDLHQRLANGEVLHLIDVREPFEHDEFNIGGTLASLQSELPVKIQSMDGMQDEEIIVYCRSGNRSQMAKMMFEMAGFKKVRNLTGGMLAWKESFPSK; the protein is encoded by the coding sequence ATGGAAGATATCAGCGTTCAGGACTTGCACCAGCGTTTGGCAAATGGTGAAGTGCTTCATCTCATCGATGTCAGAGAACCCTTTGAACACGATGAGTTTAACATCGGTGGCACATTGGCTTCATTGCAATCGGAACTGCCGGTAAAAATACAATCCATGGATGGAATGCAGGACGAAGAAATTATTGTTTACTGCAGAAGTGGGAACAGAAGCCAGATGGCAAAGATGATGTTTGAAATGGCTGGATTTAAAAAAGTAAGAAATCTGACTGGTGGGATGCTGGCCTGGAAAGAGAGCTTCCCTTCCAAATGA
- a CDS encoding PASTA domain-containing protein, translated as MPKYIGVMQQEAEKHADKKDFVLVVRDSVFRKGIPGGIIISQIPAAGSYVKEGRTIYVTVTKYRAEGFLSADLPVLYGKRFEFKRKELFNNFEVYSRVKEIRYDPGPEEHILEAYYKGKIITNADQRTDDIEIYRGDTLDFVLSTQSGGKVDMPKLICLNLAEARFLLNTYKLELTDLQYEEEITDEELAFVLWQHPKPGESVALGSSIQLKIQQSRPDNCD; from the coding sequence ATGCCGAAATATATAGGGGTCATGCAACAGGAAGCAGAGAAACATGCTGATAAAAAAGACTTTGTATTGGTCGTTAGAGATTCTGTTTTTCGGAAAGGGATCCCGGGCGGAATCATTATTTCTCAAATTCCTGCAGCAGGTTCCTATGTTAAGGAAGGTCGCACGATTTATGTCACGGTCACCAAATACAGGGCTGAGGGATTTTTATCTGCTGATTTACCGGTATTGTATGGAAAAAGGTTCGAATTTAAAAGGAAGGAACTTTTCAACAATTTTGAAGTTTATTCCAGAGTGAAAGAAATACGATACGATCCTGGACCTGAAGAGCATATTCTGGAGGCGTATTACAAGGGTAAAATCATTACCAACGCAGACCAAAGAACGGATGATATAGAAATTTACCGGGGCGACACCCTTGATTTTGTACTTTCAACGCAAAGCGGAGGCAAAGTTGATATGCCAAAATTGATTTGTTTGAATTTGGCTGAAGCCAGGTTTTTATTAAATACATATAAACTGGAACTCACAGATTTGCAATACGAAGAAGAAATTACCGATGAAGAACTAGCTTTCGTACTGTGGCAGCATCCGAAACCTGGTGAGTCAGTTGCACTTGGTTCGTCTATTCAACTCAAAATACAGCAATCGAGACCCGATAATTGTGATTAA
- the ddlA gene encoding D-alanine--D-alanine ligase — protein sequence MSKIKVGILFGGKSAEHEISIQSAKNIIEALDVNKYETVLIHIDKQGYWKHLPEPGQLALVETGESLVVEGGETRVALTPQSSGALIPLENMPLNQTIDVVFPILHGPFGEDGTVQGLLKLADIPFVGPGVLGSAVGMDKDIMKRLLLQSGLPVGPFLVCKKSDPRPDFTMVSNTLGLPLFVKPANLGSSVGISKVESESEFEKAIQLAFSFDRKIVIEANIKGREIECGVLGNDHPVASIPGEIIPTHNFYSYEAKYLDKKGAEIEIPARITPEQTQAIRDMAVKVFEVLACEGLSRVDFFLTDEGKIFVNEINTMPGFTAISMYPKMWEYTGISYSGLIDRLIQLALERYKEENGLRTGF from the coding sequence ATGAGTAAAATAAAGGTAGGGATCCTGTTTGGGGGAAAATCTGCAGAACACGAAATTTCCATACAGTCTGCAAAAAATATCATCGAGGCTTTAGATGTAAACAAATATGAAACGGTGTTGATTCATATCGATAAACAAGGCTACTGGAAACATCTTCCCGAACCCGGCCAACTGGCTTTAGTTGAAACCGGGGAAAGCCTGGTGGTCGAAGGTGGTGAAACCCGGGTTGCACTCACACCCCAAAGTTCAGGTGCTTTAATTCCTTTGGAAAATATGCCACTAAATCAAACCATTGACGTGGTTTTCCCCATTTTACATGGACCTTTTGGAGAAGATGGTACGGTCCAGGGTCTTTTAAAGCTGGCGGATATCCCCTTTGTAGGACCCGGGGTGCTGGGCTCAGCGGTGGGTATGGATAAAGATATTATGAAACGGCTGCTTTTGCAGTCGGGTTTGCCCGTGGGACCGTTTCTGGTCTGTAAAAAATCAGATCCCAGGCCGGATTTTACCATGGTTTCCAATACTCTGGGATTGCCACTTTTTGTAAAACCGGCAAATCTCGGCTCTTCTGTAGGGATTTCTAAGGTAGAATCGGAATCGGAATTTGAAAAGGCCATACAACTGGCTTTTTCTTTTGACCGGAAAATAGTTATCGAAGCCAACATCAAAGGTCGTGAAATTGAATGCGGAGTTCTTGGGAATGACCATCCTGTGGCCTCCATTCCGGGCGAGATCATCCCAACCCATAATTTTTATTCATACGAAGCCAAGTACCTGGATAAAAAGGGTGCAGAGATCGAAATCCCGGCTAGAATTACCCCGGAGCAAACACAAGCAATACGGGACATGGCTGTAAAAGTTTTTGAAGTATTGGCATGTGAAGGCTTAAGCAGGGTGGATTTCTTTCTGACAGACGAAGGCAAGATCTTCGTGAATGAGATCAATACAATGCCGGGATTTACGGCAATCAGCATGTATCCAAAAATGTGGGAATACACAGGAATCAGTTATTCCGGGCTCATCGACCGGCTGATCCAGCTTGCCTTAGAACGGTACAAGGAGGAAAATGGGCTCCGGACCGGCTTTTAA
- a CDS encoding outer membrane beta-barrel protein: MKKQLFLSFLFILAFSAASFAQSKLFAGLDLGFRSKDGHSHLALSPRLGYWLSDNGALVGGINFQSNKAGDGAETVSVFGIGAEYRICWKSDNFYYYLAPGAAFSSKIVTDAGVFDGSQIEVRLTPGVSYMLADKWSISAALGFLNFTSISPDQGDSDSEFTINTNMSDISFGLWYHF, translated from the coding sequence ATGAAAAAACAACTTTTCCTTTCTTTTCTTTTTATTTTAGCATTTAGTGCGGCTTCTTTTGCCCAGAGCAAACTCTTTGCCGGACTTGATCTCGGTTTTAGAAGTAAAGATGGACATTCACATCTTGCACTCAGTCCAAGATTAGGCTATTGGTTAAGCGACAATGGAGCATTGGTTGGTGGCATCAATTTCCAAAGCAATAAGGCTGGTGATGGTGCTGAAACAGTTTCAGTTTTCGGTATCGGAGCAGAGTATCGCATTTGCTGGAAAAGTGACAATTTTTACTATTATTTAGCTCCAGGTGCAGCTTTTTCCAGTAAAATTGTAACTGATGCTGGTGTATTTGACGGGTCTCAAATAGAGGTCCGCCTTACTCCTGGTGTATCCTACATGTTAGCTGACAAATGGTCAATTAGTGCTGCATTGGGCTTTTTGAATTTTACATCCATTAGTCCTGATCAGGGTGATTCAGATTCAGAATTTACCATCAACACCAACATGAGTGATATCAGCTTTGGTCTCTGGTATCATTTCTAG
- a CDS encoding serine hydrolase codes for MRSLSLGICLCLYNWGHSQNLYFPPLTGNVWETTTPENLKWCSSEIQTLYDYLDAEESKALIVLKDGKIVIEKYFDQFTRDSLWYWASAGKTLTAFLVGMAEQEGLLQLTDPTSKYLGSGWTGCTPTQENSITVWHQLTMTSGLDDGVPDNHCTQPSCLVYKADPGKRWAYHNAPYTLLRNVLETASGMNENSYIQSRLKSRTGIKGIWINSGYDNVYLSDARSMARFGLLILNQGIWGIDTLLKNNDYFNSMTQSSQSLNPAYGYLWWLNGQKSFKLPGLQLDFPGFLVPDAPKDMFAGIGKNGQILCVVPGEKLVVLRMGESNGNDEVPILLIREMWKYLNKIRCNLPVSSHEEIDTKTRLFVSPNPVNDQFHIAGLESYTEIGIYDFLGRCVDKYIYNNNNILINDFKPGIYYIKIASNNISIPFVKI; via the coding sequence ATGAGAAGCTTAAGCCTTGGAATTTGTCTATGTTTATACAATTGGGGGCATTCACAGAATCTTTACTTTCCACCCTTGACGGGCAATGTCTGGGAAACTACGACCCCCGAAAACCTTAAATGGTGTAGCTCTGAAATTCAAACCCTGTACGATTACCTCGATGCTGAAGAAAGTAAAGCATTAATCGTCTTAAAGGATGGCAAAATTGTCATCGAAAAATATTTTGACCAATTTACCAGAGATTCTTTGTGGTACTGGGCTTCTGCAGGCAAGACGCTGACAGCATTTCTCGTTGGGATGGCTGAACAGGAAGGATTGCTTCAACTGACAGACCCGACTTCCAAATATCTGGGATCGGGCTGGACAGGTTGTACGCCAACGCAGGAAAATTCCATCACCGTCTGGCATCAGCTGACTATGACCAGTGGATTAGACGATGGAGTTCCCGACAACCATTGCACGCAGCCTTCATGCCTGGTTTACAAGGCCGATCCCGGCAAACGATGGGCCTACCATAACGCTCCTTATACATTATTGAGGAATGTATTGGAAACTGCCTCGGGAATGAACGAAAACAGCTATATCCAATCCAGGTTAAAATCTCGGACAGGGATCAAAGGCATTTGGATTAATTCGGGATACGACAATGTGTATCTCAGTGATGCCCGGAGTATGGCCAGGTTTGGTTTACTGATTTTAAACCAGGGTATTTGGGGCATTGACACTTTGTTGAAAAACAACGATTATTTCAATTCCATGACCCAAAGCTCACAGAGTTTAAATCCGGCGTACGGCTACCTCTGGTGGCTCAACGGGCAGAAATCTTTTAAATTACCTGGCTTGCAATTGGATTTCCCTGGTTTTCTGGTGCCCGATGCCCCGAAGGATATGTTTGCCGGCATTGGAAAAAACGGCCAGATCTTGTGTGTGGTTCCTGGTGAAAAACTGGTGGTCTTAAGAATGGGAGAATCCAATGGCAATGATGAAGTTCCAATTCTGTTGATCCGCGAAATGTGGAAATATTTAAACAAAATCCGGTGCAATTTGCCGGTCTCTTCACATGAAGAAATCGATACAAAGACCAGATTATTTGTTTCTCCAAACCCTGTAAACGACCAATTTCATATAGCGGGGTTGGAGTCCTATACGGAAATTGGAATTTACGATTTTCTCGGTAGATGCGTAGATAAATATATTTATAATAATAACAATATATTAATAAATGATTTTAAACCTGGTATATATTATATTAAAATAGCAAGTAATAATATTAGCATTCCTTTTGTCAAAATATAG
- a CDS encoding DUF177 domain-containing protein produces the protein MQSVFQKPAMDSLRVYAVPLKSLRNGIHQFSWSLDSSFFEHFEGSPIRKGYFTIDMLLDKQDDLSSLQLDINGSYKSVCDRCLANIEIPVQQHYQLYVKTSLEKVSDPSLICLTPGEVDLKLADIFYDYVCLSLPITQTIDCAQMENPPCDQDVLSRIKSEDDLHTDGSIWDALKKLKEN, from the coding sequence TTGCAGTCCGTTTTTCAAAAGCCGGCTATGGATTCTTTGAGGGTATATGCGGTTCCGCTAAAAAGTTTGCGAAACGGCATCCACCAATTCAGTTGGTCTTTGGATAGTTCATTTTTTGAACATTTCGAAGGCAGTCCTATCCGGAAAGGTTATTTTACCATAGACATGCTCCTGGACAAGCAGGATGATTTATCTTCTCTGCAGCTCGATATCAACGGAAGCTACAAGTCGGTTTGCGACCGCTGTCTGGCGAATATCGAAATCCCGGTGCAACAGCATTATCAGCTTTATGTAAAGACCTCTCTTGAAAAAGTATCGGACCCAAGTTTGATTTGTCTGACTCCCGGTGAAGTGGATTTGAAACTTGCAGATATTTTTTACGATTATGTCTGCCTTTCATTGCCCATTACTCAGACCATAGACTGTGCGCAAATGGAAAATCCTCCTTGCGACCAGGATGTGCTGAGCCGGATCAAATCAGAAGATGATTTGCATACAGATGGATCGATATGGGATGCATTAAAAAAATTAAAAGAGAATTAA
- the rpmF gene encoding 50S ribosomal protein L32 — MPNPKWRHSKQRKRKRRTHYKAETPQLATCKTTGVTHIMHHAFWHEGSMYYKGNVVIRGAAAEATAEQA; from the coding sequence ATGCCAAATCCTAAATGGAGGCACTCCAAACAACGCAAAAGAAAGAGGAGAACGCATTATAAAGCGGAGACTCCCCAGTTGGCCACTTGTAAGACGACAGGTGTGACACATATCATGCACCACGCCTTTTGGCACGAAGGCAGTATGTACTACAAAGGAAATGTGGTCATCAGGGGTGCTGCTGCAGAAGCTACGGCTGAACAAGCCTGA
- a CDS encoding RidA family protein, whose product MKKVIFTNEAPKPIGPYSQAILSNGILYVSGQIAIDPKSGELCNSTIQEETHRVLDNLGAILKAASMDYTHVLKCSVFVKDINQFNIINAIYNTYFQGTEPPARELVQVAELPRFVNIEISCIAAE is encoded by the coding sequence ATGAAAAAAGTCATATTTACCAATGAAGCCCCAAAACCGATAGGACCCTACAGTCAGGCCATTCTTTCCAATGGAATCCTGTATGTTTCAGGTCAGATTGCAATCGATCCAAAATCCGGTGAACTTTGCAACAGTACGATTCAAGAAGAAACACACCGCGTTTTGGACAATCTTGGTGCTATTTTGAAAGCAGCATCTATGGATTACACCCATGTGCTTAAATGCTCTGTATTTGTAAAAGACATCAATCAATTCAATATCATCAATGCAATTTACAACACCTATTTCCAGGGTACTGAGCCACCGGCAAGAGAGCTGGTTCAGGTGGCTGAATTGCCAAGGTTTGTAAATATTGAGATCAGTTGTATTGCTGCGGAATGA
- the trpS gene encoding tryptophan--tRNA ligase: MERKVILSGIQPTGKLHFGRYFGAIRNWVELQQEYDCIYSIVDYHAMTMPYNPVKLKENVWDLAINLLACGVQPENLFIQSLVPEHAELCWILSCMCSYGELSRMTQFKDKTQQLKEKDKDLFVSAGLYIYPVLQAADILIYKADYVPVGKDQEQHLELTRNIAERFNYVTGKNYFKLPEPLFTEIPKVMSTADPQRKMSASAGEKHFIDVFGEPAQIRKQIRSAVTDTGTQDTTNQIQNSVSNMSAGIENLFMLLKASDPMAYQTLVKEYESGELQYSLLKDTVADSLINLVAPFQEEKKKLLANKKEIKDLIKKSSAEIRKRAAQTVSEVKALTGIG; this comes from the coding sequence ATGGAGAGGAAAGTAATATTAAGTGGAATACAACCCACAGGAAAGTTACATTTTGGCCGTTATTTTGGTGCCATTCGAAACTGGGTAGAATTGCAACAGGAATACGATTGCATTTACAGTATTGTAGACTATCATGCGATGACCATGCCTTACAATCCTGTAAAACTGAAAGAAAATGTATGGGATCTGGCCATCAATTTGTTGGCTTGCGGCGTTCAACCAGAAAACCTGTTTATCCAATCTCTGGTTCCGGAACATGCAGAATTGTGTTGGATCCTTTCTTGTATGTGTAGTTATGGTGAACTGAGCCGCATGACCCAGTTCAAAGACAAGACCCAACAATTGAAAGAAAAAGATAAAGATTTGTTTGTTTCCGCCGGATTGTATATCTACCCGGTGTTGCAAGCTGCAGACATTCTGATTTATAAAGCGGATTATGTTCCGGTTGGAAAAGACCAGGAGCAACATCTCGAACTCACCAGAAATATTGCCGAGCGATTCAACTATGTAACCGGAAAAAATTATTTCAAACTCCCGGAACCACTTTTCACTGAAATACCCAAGGTGATGTCCACGGCAGATCCTCAAAGAAAAATGAGTGCAAGTGCGGGTGAAAAACATTTTATCGATGTTTTTGGAGAGCCTGCCCAAATACGCAAACAAATCAGGTCGGCTGTTACGGATACCGGAACACAGGACACAACAAACCAAATACAAAACTCAGTTTCAAACATGAGTGCAGGAATTGAGAATTTATTTATGTTGTTGAAAGCATCTGATCCCATGGCATATCAGACACTCGTTAAAGAATATGAATCAGGAGAATTGCAATACAGTTTATTAAAAGATACTGTTGCCGATTCATTGATCAATCTGGTTGCGCCATTTCAGGAAGAAAAAAAGAAATTACTGGCTAATAAAAAAGAGATCAAAGATCTGATTAAAAAATCATCAGCCGAAATCCGTAAAAGAGCAGCACAAACGGTTTCTGAAGTAAAAGCATTGACCGGAATCGGATAA
- a CDS encoding fumarylacetoacetate hydrolase family protein: MTLFCVGRNYTEHAKELSNQVPTEPVIFLKPPTAILPEDRALYYPDFTKDLHHEIELIFKIQKKGKSIPEHLVWDYISHVSVGIDFTARDLQQKCKEKSLPWEISKAFDYSAVIGKWIPLEELKKDQLNFELKINNQTVQKGNNSEMVFSVPFLINYLTRFFKINKGDILFTGTPAGVGPVKIGDHLEGFLNGELMFELDIK, translated from the coding sequence ATGACCCTATTCTGCGTTGGAAGAAACTATACGGAACATGCGAAAGAATTAAGCAATCAGGTTCCAACGGAGCCGGTCATTTTTTTAAAACCGCCAACTGCCATCTTACCGGAGGATCGTGCCTTGTATTATCCCGATTTTACCAAAGATCTCCACCACGAAATTGAATTGATCTTTAAAATTCAGAAAAAAGGAAAATCCATTCCGGAACATCTCGTTTGGGATTACATCAGCCATGTAAGCGTAGGGATCGATTTTACAGCCCGGGATTTGCAACAAAAATGCAAAGAAAAATCACTGCCCTGGGAAATCAGTAAAGCATTTGACTATTCAGCTGTAATTGGAAAATGGATACCCCTTGAAGAATTGAAGAAAGATCAATTAAACTTCGAATTAAAAATCAACAACCAAACGGTACAAAAGGGTAACAACAGCGAAATGGTATTTAGTGTACCTTTTCTGATCAATTATCTTACCCGCTTTTTCAAAATCAACAAGGGCGATATCTTATTCACTGGTACCCCTGCAGGAGTTGGCCCTGTAAAAATCGGAGATCATCTGGAAGGATTTTTAAATGGAGAACTCATGTTTGAGCTGGACATTAAGTAA
- a CDS encoding CoA pyrophosphatase — MVDWKNKLIKALELQLPGVNAQKRMAPYHGRLEIQIPEDAHLAAVLILLYEKSGEVFFPLITRVHNKEKDQHRGQVSLPGGRKDKSDPSLEQTAIRECSEEIGVSANAIELLGKLSPLYIPVSNHYVFPFIATCATTPYYKIQLEEVEEVHEFPVSALNNRNLRSHLAIRTTDGIQRHVPAFSWGELVIWGATAMILEEFAEVYASSYKN, encoded by the coding sequence ATGGTGGATTGGAAAAATAAACTCATAAAAGCACTCGAATTGCAATTGCCGGGCGTAAATGCTCAGAAGAGAATGGCACCTTATCATGGCAGATTGGAAATTCAAATACCTGAAGACGCACACCTGGCTGCAGTACTCATCTTATTGTATGAAAAATCCGGTGAAGTCTTTTTTCCTTTGATCACGCGTGTACACAATAAAGAAAAAGATCAGCACAGAGGTCAGGTCAGTTTGCCGGGTGGAAGAAAAGATAAATCGGATCCTTCTTTGGAGCAGACAGCGATCAGAGAATGCTCGGAAGAAATAGGAGTATCCGCAAATGCTATCGAACTATTAGGCAAGCTCAGTCCATTGTATATCCCTGTAAGCAATCATTATGTATTTCCATTTATAGCAACGTGTGCTACTACGCCTTATTATAAAATTCAACTGGAAGAAGTGGAGGAAGTTCACGAATTCCCGGTGAGCGCCTTGAACAACAGGAACCTCAGGTCTCACTTAGCCATACGAACTACCGATGGAATTCAACGCCATGTTCCTGCATTTTCTTGGGGAGAGTTGGTAATCTGGGGAGCCACAGCGATGATACTCGAAGAATTTGCTGAAGTATATGCCAGTTCTTACAAGAATTGA